The genomic interval aaaaattgtaatTCGGCTATCATTATTGCCCACAAAACACtacatgaatatttttgaaCTGCTAACATATACAGTTCAGTTTGTGCTTTCGGTGTATATACAGTAGATATTACAGTAGATGCAAGGCCATCCTTAAAATTTTTGTGCGTATTAGAAAAAGTGTAGGGTGGCATTGAATTGttggttttattcattttaagagaaaaaaaaactaaatctTCTATCAAAATCCTGAAAAAGCCCTATTCCTGAAAAAAATGAAGGGCCTTTAATTTTTGAGGTTTGGTTGGGTTACACTGAACAAGTGATAGCCTTGTGCTTTCATTCACTGTAAAAATATGTCTTatgttctttctttcttttagatTTCTGGACAGTGTATGGTGACTGTGAGAATTTTGCGGTTCTCTCTGGTCATACAGGGGCTGTCATGGAACTCCAGTTCTCTACTGATGGCAGGTAGGAAGGTGTTGCTTCCCctttaaaaaatagaaaaaaaaaacaagtttgtataccataaattttgtttgaagtaaaaTCCAAAGCATCAGGTTGGTAATCCTGATCACAAGAACaaatttatggtattcataaTTTTCTACGCTATATTTGATAATGGATTTATTGTGATCTGATGATAATAATGTTTATAGTCATATTATTAAAAAGGAAGCAAACAAACAGATGTGAGAAACTAAAGATACAAATTTATGAATCAATAATTTATATATCTAGATTCTTGGTTGTACAACAGTGCCTGCTGAAGCACAGAGATGTTGCCATTTAGACAATAGCAGAATTTGATTCCTTAAAACTGTTCTGgtgttatattttgttaaacaCATGCCTCTGAAAGATgacatcttttgttttgttcaacAGCACGCTATTTACAGCAGCTACTGACAAAATAGTAGCTGTTTGGGACGTAGAGGTCGGGGCACGGATAAAGAAGCTGAAAGGTCATCAGAGTTTTGTGAACTCATGTCATCCTGCGAGGCGTGGCCCTCAGCTAGTATGTAGTGGTGGAGATGATGGTACAATCAAGGTGAGATAATTCTGTATCATGACCATAACACAGTTAATTCCCTTGATCTGCATACCTATATTTCTATAAACTAATACCCCACTAGAGATTTTTTCCAACCATTAATGGTTTTGAAAAGTAAAATAGTTTTGAATGGCATAAACCATAATCAAACTTAAAAAAGTGAAGTTGATAAATCCCAGGATTCCATTCAGACTTTTATTGCtgtgtatttattgtttttttgaatGTATACTTTTCAGCTGTGGGACACAAGAAAGAAGGGCTGCTTACAGACGTTTCAGAACACCTATCAGGTGACAACAGTATGTTTCAATGACACAGCTGAGCAGATTATCTCGGGAGGAATTGACAATGACATTAAGGTAGAGATCAGTAGACATGCTGTATTACCACCTGCTTATAGCCCTCCACGAACCAGTGGgtacagttgttcaaaagtgaatTAGTACTAAAGCCACTATTAACTTTACCCTGGACTAATATCCCATTAGTGTTGTATGAGGCAAAGACTGGTGTTAAGCTTTAAGCCTTAACTTAAAtacttttaaattttgaacttttaacttttaacttaaCTTTAAATACACAACCTAGGCATTGGGCCTTTATATGTCTACACCATTAAacccatgaaataaaaataaataaataaataaataaataaataagtaaagcaAACATAGCCCAGTTGCACAGTAAGTATTAAGGTAAATATGGACCCCCAATATTGGTCACATTAAGGATGATCttcttaaattattttcttcACTGGCCTTAGTATAAATACTTCAAGTAGCTTTTGCTTGACAACTCCCCTGACAAGTAGCTATCGCTTGACAACTACTTTGACAAGCAGGTATTTGCTTGACAAGTACCCTGACAAGCAGCTATTGCTTGACAACTACTTTGACAAGCAGGTATTTGCTTGACAAGTACCCTGACAAGCAGCTGTTGCTTGACAACTACACTGACAAGCAGCTGTTGCTTGACAACTACCCTGACAAGCAGCTATTACTTGACAACTACCCTGACAAGCAGCTATTGCATGACAACTACCCTGACAAGCAGCTATTACTTAACTACCCTGACAAGCAGAGTTTGCTTGACAACTACCCTGACAAGCAGCTATTGCTTGACAACTACCCTGACAAGCAGCTATTACTTGACAACTACCCTGACAAGCAGCTATTACTTGACAACTACCctgaatgacttaaaatttcattcatgactaagttgctcagtATTCTGGTtgtactgattttagaaaggtgctttgagaggtgtttggaaggtatacCAGGAAAATGTCAACTTTAGCACCAGATGTATTATATCATGACATCTATTTGCCTCCATCAATTCTTTTTagtggtcaaatttttaggttGGTCAGGTTGTATCATGACACTCAAAGGACtatgaggaaaaaaaaagaattgtagAGATAACTGTTGATGATCTCACCGTCCTCCTTTAGAATGTATAATAAACTTTCATTTGGTTGAAATTGTCTGGGATTATGTGCCTCTACATAGCTGAAGATGTCCTTACATGATGAGAGAAAGACGGAAATCAGcctaagggaggtaactgtgttTGATTGTGTTGAGCAGGTCTGGGATTTAAGGAAAAATGATATTCTGTATCGCATGAGAGGACACGCAGACACCGTCACTGGACTGGAACTAAGCCCTGATGGTTCTTACCTTCTCTCTAATGCCATGGACAACACAGGTGAGTGCTGTCGCACTGTGAAAATTATGCTTTACTAATGTGTTATTACCACTGCCAAGAAACTTATGATTTTACTGGCATTTattggtttgtctgtctgtctgtctgtctgtctgtctgtctgtcaggaACGTTATGGCACAAGTTATTTagggatttggatgaaattgtCTGTACAGGTTGGCCTTTTGCTAAGAACCATTCCATTAATTTCAAAGTTGTTAAGATTCTTCACCATTGGCAGATAGGGCAGAAATGTAGAGTAATCTCCCTTGGTCTGTAGTGGGGAAATGTGTGCGATAAGCTATGATGACAGTTTGTCCTTTAGGAGTGTCTTCCAGTTGaacattaaattttgtacaatgaagtgttttgtgaaaataattggATGGTTTTCTTAGGTAAGGTTTTGGGCTCTGTCATTTCAAAGGTTCCATTTCAGAAATATCATGTTCTTTGATAGTTTGTTGACTTTGAGTTCCCATGTGCTCTTTGTATGCAGTTCGGATCTGGGATGTGCGACCATTTGCTCCACAAGAGAGGTGTGTCAAGGTTTTACAGGGTCATCAGCATACTTTTGAAAAGGTGAGATTTGTCATTTGTCCATCAGTTTTAACCACACTTCTAATGGTCTCAagagaggggcctccgtggctgagtttgttagcgcgctagcacagcgtagtgaccctggagtctctcaccaatgcgatcgctgtgagttcctctACGGTcgtaagtgtgaaggtctgtcaccaacctgcggatggttgtgggtttcccccgggctgtgcccggtttcctcccaccataatgctggccgccgtcatataagtgaaatattcttgggtacgacgtaaaacatcaatcaaataaataaataaatggtctCAACATTGTGAACACAAAAGTTTTGAATATAGAGTACAAACAAGGGTCTTGTGGGGTTATAAACAGACTGAAAAGAGACAGATTTGTAAAATCTAGGAGAGATTTGTAATACCATGCTACGGCCATCATTAAAAGCAAGTTTGTTCTGTGTATAACGACTAACCCTCCAAACAAGGGCCTTTGCATCAAAGTTTTTATTGTGATTCTGACGTTTTTTGTTCCAATTTTTCTCTCACTGGTAATTTTCTTTAAGTCCATGTTTTTCAATAactagaaaagaaaacagaattcCCTACCAGTctacccatttttttttttttttttgatatgatTAGGTTATGCCTAACACATAATTTTTGAGAATGTTTTTTAAGCCTGTTTCTTTGGAGGGTACACAATCCCTGTCATATAGCTTGCCAGGGTAGAACATAAAAGATTTGTTCTGACATTCTTTCCTAATTCTTAGAGTTGTAACTGTCTAATATATGGGGAAGGGGAGTAATATGACAGCATGGTTAAGAATTTCTTCTTTCCAAGGCACTGGTTCAATTCCAGTCTTGGACAATGAAGTTTGTAGATTCCACAGCCTCCATTGTTCTCTGTCCCTGAGGATTACTttattttcttcaagcaatgactctccggAGGCGGTTTTCGTGCCAGTTCACCCTCAGTTATCATGAGACACTTTTGGTGccagtgattggccaagttcataaaggcttctacaacatggctactcggagtgaattgtccgtcagtgccatatccccaatatTGACCTTCGTCTTCtgggctttcaaaactttatccaatttttttacatatttttctgtgataacagTGTCCTGCatccttttttctatgtatatatagtagcagacttcatgttcacttCAAACGACGGCCTTAAAaagcaatcaaccaatcaaGCTTGATAAATGTGCTCTGCAGGACACTGGCATAGCGGTGACCTGGTTGCCATATTGatactttaatattttcttcagcattctacctacatgtagcttgcttTGCAGTGGTtttaatgttgtataaatatcCTTGTTGTTGTAGAACCTGCTACGTTGTGCGTGGTCGCCGGATGGCAGTAAGGTGGCAGCCGGATCTGGCGACCGCTATGTCTACATCTGGGACACGACGTCGCGACGAGTCCTAACAAGCTTCCCGGACACGCCGGATCCGTCAATGAGGTCGACTTCCATCCGTTTGAGCCCATTGGTACGTACAAGGTGTTTGCTGGTCAAAGTTCAGTTTTAATTGACGAATGCAAaaataccgtatttcacctgcaATTAAACATTGTCCTACGACACAtcttgcttgattctgatggaTTCATTCACCCCTTCCTAAAGGGCTGCTTTAGAGTGGTTTTTTTTTGAAGCTTGATCTTACCGGAAAAaattaagtgttggcatcaaaagtatcattttaatccctgtgcttctaaaaatgcattttaggtGAAATGTCTCAAAACCTATTtgagtttatttgatttgattggtgtttttttatgacatacgtaagaatatttcaccagcattatggttggaggaaaccgggcagagcccggtggacccacgaccatctgcaggttgctgtcagaccttcccacatacagccaaagaggaagccagcatgtgctggacttgaactcacagcgacagcattggtgagagggtcattacgctgagctagagtgctaactaactgagccacggtggctCCTCTCTAAACCACATGAAGGTTAATATTTCTTTGCATCCTTTTAGCTTGTCATTGTGACACGTAAAAGGTGAGAGAAAAAAcctgtttgggagacaagatgcAAAAGTAGAACTCTTTAACTGTAAAGATGAAGGTGTACATTTTTTcatctgtttatttttcatttttcagtgtcATCAGTGGGAAGTGACAAAAAAGTTTATCTGGGAGAGATTGAATGAAGAAGTCAAGAGTTGCAGTGACAGATCTTCACGCCGCGCAAACAAAATGTTCAAACCGCTCATGTAGAGAGGAGATTAGCATCTGTTCATAAGAGACTACTCCTATGGTTAGGAACTGTGATGTTGGGAAAAACATCTATGTGCAAAGAAGGATGTGAGATTCTTTGACAAGCAGCCTAGTTTCTCAGGCAGATCTCCTTAACCCGTTTGGAGCATTTATCAGGGGAGTAACTCAGTCATAACAACTTGGGCATGCTGTGAATGATTCAGTCTCACGTGGAGTAAAAATTGGGTTGTTCTGCTGGGTTTTCTGGGCATATGGATATGTATGTGGAGATGAAAGGCTTACAGAAGCCATGAGATGTTTTCTCTAACCTGATTGATACAAATTCAAAGAGAACTTAAACATCTTATTTCAgtacaaataaaaaagtttggGATTGAGTTTTTAAGCTGGGGTTTTGAGGGGGGTGATTTGGCAGGTAAAATTGTCTAAATTAATGAAGTTACAGCAGAGAATTTCATAAGGATTCTACATTACATTCAAATGTACTTGCAAAGAGACAGTAAACTACGCTGAAAATTGCGACTACAAGATTTGCTGCACCATCAGATGTTTCTGTTAGAAGAGGACTGGTCTGTGGTACGAGGtttgcgtgttcaaatccagctcttgccaGCTCAGCTGGTGACTTTAGTCTGGACATTTCTGAACAGACTCCGGCGTGACATGGGACTTAAATGTGTTGCTACTTGCGTATCTATCTGAGGCTCAAATTACGCCTCCAGAAGTTAATCGTAATGTTACGTCACCAGATCCCTGGTGTCTAATTGATTGGAACACTCATCTTTGTATTATCGATACGTTATTCCATTTCAACATCACTTTCATCATTGAACCGAATACATTGTAAATTAACAACATGTGAATATATAGACTGATTTTTGgctcatatatttatttctttattatgtacaaaaatttatatatctCACAATTTCCAAGACTTCCAAGATTTCCAAGACTTGGTTTGTTACTAGTTACACTCTTGAACTTCTgcaattttttaatgattttgcATGATTGTTGTATGTGTATTCAAGCATTTTATGAGAACATCTTTGTAGACATAAAATCACGCTTTTTGTCAAGcactgaaattgaccaatccaaccattgCAGGTTTGTCTCCACAACTGATATAAAAGGgtgcaaaaattgcactgaaagttgctctttgatgtAAAAAAAAGCTTGAGGTGTGGTCCCACCAGAAAGTCCTCAACGAGTCTCAGGTTGGAAGAActaagtgaaataaatcaactaaataaatccCGGAGTCATGAGGGATAGCCTTTGATGGTGAAGAGAATAAAGGCTTTTGCATGAAGTTTGTTAACTGTTGACCAATCGGGAAGTTGGTCAGGTAACCCACCGAGCAAGGTGCAGTGATTGGcatcaggtttcctccacccataatcctgGTTGCTAACCTAACTACatggaaggtttgtcaggtaacccACCGAGCAAGGTGCAGTGATCAGcatcaggtttcctccacccataatcctgGTTGCTAACCTAACTAAatggaaggtttgtcaggtaacccACCGAGCAAGGTGCAGTGATCAGcatcaggtttcctccacccataatcctgGTTGCTAACCTAACTACatggaaggtttgtcaggtaatccACAGAGCAAGATGCAGTGATCAGcatcaggtttcctccacccataatcctgGTTGCTAACCTAACTACatggaaggtttgtcagataacCCACCGAGCAAGGTGCAGTGATTGGcatcaggtttcctccacccataatcctgGTTGCTCACATAACTGCATGGGAAAAGTTCTTAAATGCGGCGTACTTGGCTCTGATGAGATGGTATTCTCAGTTTCTTCAGTATCAGCAGggcccaggagcccctcaccaatgcagtcactgtaagttcaaatccagcttttttttttttcttcaggttgCAGCAACATGCAggtggtcataggtttcccctgCGCTCTTCCCAGTTTTCatacaccataatactggctgttgttgaacaagtgaaatattctagagtacggtgtaaaacaccaataaaataaatccatgtcAGGAAATCCGCAAAATACATACTGGGGCAACCTTCACACAGATAATGTACGATATTGCACATACAGGACAATGGTATGTTAtttgtgatgtacaaaatatcgtacgacaaatgtgaCCCCAGTGGCCCCAGGACTTGTGGAACTTGACACAGGAGCACCTGTTGCTATCTGGCACTGGTCCTTGTTCTTTTCAGATCTATCAGACTTTGTTCTAAACATTTCTGAGCTGGCTCAAAGTCCGGTTGTAGTTTCAGCGCTTCTGTTAAGTCTTCCACAGCCTGACTAAAACGTCCTGAAATTGAAAGAAAATGATTTCACTAGTTGACAGGGTTGATGCCTTGTAACAGCCCACTTTCAACGAGATTTGAATGTTTCAGATGCCAGATAGAAAAGCCTAACCCAGTATTGTGACTCTAGGTAGACTACAACTTGACCTGGAATGTACATTAATGCTGATGTGGATCAACCAGCGATCTGTCGTAAAATGTGAAATGGGTGAAACAGAAAACTGCTGGATTTCTTCTTTTCAGCTTCCATGTTTTAACATGGGTGAGGTGGGAAGACATAAAATCTGGACACCCAGCTCAAAAATGACTGtgccatcgtagaagtgaaatattcttcagtggggcacaaaacaccgatcaaaaaaaagaaaccaagaAGGGCTGTTACACAGGAGTGTTTGTGAACCACAGTCTATCCTACCTCTTTGTTTTACAAGCACAACTATAAAGAAACTGTGATGTATTacagagagtgagtgagtgaaagagTATGTGGAATGGACGACAGTCTTACTCTGTCTGTAGTGTGTCACAATCTCACCTAGTCTGTAGTGTATCACAGTCTCACTCAGTATGTAGTGTATCACAGTCTCACCCAGTCTGTAGTGTATCACAGTCAGTCCTAGTGAGTAGTGTATCACAGTCTCACCCAGTCTGTAGTGTGTCACAGTCTCATCTAGTCTGTAGTGTATCACAGTCTCACCCAGTCTGTAGTCTATCATAGTATCACGGTCTCATCTAGTCTGTAGTGTATCACAGTCTCACCTAGTCTGTAGTGTGTAACAGTCTCACCTAGTCTGTAGTGTATCACCGTCTCACCCAGTCTGTAGTGTGTCACAGTCTCATCCAGTCTGTAGTGTATCAGTCTCACCCAGTCTGTAGTGTATCACAGTCTCACCCAGTCTGTAGTGTATCACAGTCTCACCTAGTCTGTAATGTATCACAGTCTCACCCAGTCTGTAGTGTATCACAGTCTCACCCAGTCTGTATTGTATCACAGTCTCACCTAGTCTGTAGTGTATCACAGTCTCACCTAGTCCGTAGTGTATTAGTCTCGCCCAGTCTGTAGTGTATCACAGTCTCACCCTGTCTGTAGTGTATCACAGTCTCACCCAGTCTATAGTGTATCACAGTCTCACCCAGTCTGTAGTGTATCACTGTCTCACCCAGTCTATAGTGTATCACAGTCTCACCCAGTCTGTAGTGAATCATGCCCCTGTTGTGGAAGCTCATGTACATCGTCCTGTCCTGACCCAGACAGCAGGTGTAATCCTCCGAAGCTTCGTCAAAATCCACCTGTAAATATTTCAGGTAACCTCGGTTGTTGTATGCTAGGGCCAGAAGTTTAGAGCTGAAACACACATCATAATTCAGTACCACTGTAACACAAAAACTTCATTCTAAtatgaaacacacaaaaattataACAGAAAAACATGCACCAGTAACACATTACAATTAGGCCACAAAAAACATGCACCAGTAACACGTTATAATTAGGCAGCAAAAACATACACCAGTAACACGTTATAATTAGGCCGCAAAAACATGCACCAGTAACATGTTATAATTAGGCCGCAAAAACATGCACCAGTAACATGTTATAATTAGGCCGCAAAAACATGCACCAGTAACATGTTATAATTAGGCCGCAAAAACATGCACCAGTAACACGTTATAATTAGGCCCCAAAAACATGCACCAGTAACACGTTATAATTAGGCTGCAACAACATGCACCAGTAACACGTTATAATTAGGCCGCAAAAACATGCACCAGTAACACGTTATAATTAGGCCACAAAAACATGCACCAGTAACACGTTATAATTAGGCCACAAAAACATGCACCAGTAACACGTTATAATTAGGCCGCAAAAACATGCACCAGTAACACGTTATAATTAGGCCACAAAAACATGCACCAGTAACACATTATAATTAGGCCACAAAAACATGCACCAGTAACACGTTATAATTAGGCAGCAGAAACATGCACCAGTAACACATTATAATTAGGCCGCAAAAGCATGCACCAGTAACACGTTATAATTAGGCCACAAAAACATGCACCAGTAACACATTATAATTAGGCCGCAAAAACATGCACCAGTAACACGTTATAATTAGGCCACAAAAACATGCACCAGTAacacaatataattaaacataATGTTAACGCAATAgataacaaaaatacatgtacaatattgaGTAAGACGgaacacattacatgtacagaagtAGGCCCTACGCCTTAAACGAATGTAGGAGCCgatgataaattttaaaacataataacACCTTTTCAGAGGTAATAATTCTATAACTCAAACACATATCTGCAGCACTGGTAGGTTACACAAAACATGCAcactgtcagtgtacatgtttaaatcatTAATTTGCTTTATTATAAAATTAAGGCCTTAGATGGTTTCTATAATCTGGTCACATTGTACTATGTAAAGGTCCTTAGCAAAATCCATGACATACCTATACACTGCTAATATAGacttataaataaaaaaggtcGAAGACCATCgcagaaataataaaaaaatcgaCCGAAAGTCAATTTGAACTTTTGCCTGGTGACGAAATGTATCTCGACTAGAGATTTAACCCAGCACCGACTTACACATTAGTATTGCTTGAATCTTGTGTGACCGTGTTTTGTAAATACACCTGACATCCGTCAATCACCGAGGTGTAGCACTCTATCGCTTTGACTACTTGTCCTTCGTCCTCGAATCTCTTTGCTTCTGAGAGCGTTTCCGACAGTTTAGCTTCCTCCATCGCATCGGAAACGAAAGATtactgagttatctccccttggttgCATCAAAATGTTTTTGCATTGATTTTTCGGAAAGGATTGATTAGTTTTCGGAAACATTTTAGATAcggttatgtatttatttatttcattggtgttttaagccatactcaagaatatttcacttatatgactgcgaccagcattgtgatggAAGGCAGTTGCGCAGAAAGgggtggaaaacccacgaccttccgcagatAGCTATAGTCACGGTTCAAAATGGCATTAATAAGTTTATGCCTCACgatattgatgaagataatgcGCAgctatgtttttcttttctttcatcaACGCATTTGGCTTTAATTTACCGAAGTACTAATATGTCTGTATACTGGACCTGGGGTGACTTAAAGGTGATGAAGGCCTAGAATTTAGATGCAAATACACCTGTCATTTGATCTTACGTATATTCTAACCTTGCAGTCTGACCTTGtttaaattaatacaatattGTCACATATATCACCCGTGATAAACAGTTTGGGAGGAATGCAGATTTTATACTGCCATAAAGCTGAATACCTTGACGTGAGATGACAAACATAGCAGAAgagatacatgtgtaacagCTTGTACTATACGTGTAGGGGTGGTGGACCTAGgcccacgtacatgtagggatGGTAGGCCCAGgcccacgtacatgtagggatGGTAGACCTAGgcccacgtacatgtagggatGGTAGGCCCAGgcccacgtacatgtagggatGGTAGGCCCAGgcccacgtacatgtagggatGGTAGGCCCAGgcccacgtacatgtagggatGGTAGGCCCAGGCCCACGTACATGCACAGGTGGTAGGCCTAGGCCCACGTACATATAGGGATGGTGGACCTAGgcccacgtacatgtagggatGGTAGGCCTAGGAccacgtacatgtagggatGGTAGGCCCAGgcccacgtacatgtagggatGGTAGGCCTAGGCCCGCGTACATGTAGGGGTGGTAGGCCTAGGAccacgtacatgtagggatGGTATGCCTAGGGTCACGTACATATATGGGTTGTAGGCCTAGCCCCACGTACGTGTAGGGGTGGTGAACCTAGgcccacgtacatgtagctctggATGGTAGGCCTAAGCCCGCGTAGATGTAGGGGTGGAAAGCCTAGgttcacgtacatgtagggGTGGTAGGCCAAGGCCCACGTACATATAGGGGTGGTAAGCCTAGGCCCACGTACATATAGGGATGGTAGGCCTAGGCCCACGTACATATAGGGATGGTAGGCCTAGGCCCACGTACATATAGGCAAAAAGAATTCTTGTAAGTagataaagatacatgtatctgagaaaATACAGTAGAGAATACGCAATACCTTTTTGCTCACAAATGCCAAACTATGAAAAACTAAGGAACAcccatataatttttttcatagaTATATCCTATACATGTGCGTTACCAGGAGCCtcttcaaatccagcttatattggctttctctccggcgtTACGCGCATGGgagggtctgacagcaacctgcggatagtgatttttccccgggctgtgccctgtttcctcccaccacaatgctggccgccgccgccgtgaaatattcttgagtatggcgtgtaacacccatcaaataaatgaaataaataatttaaatttcaaacttgtGGTTCGTTGATAGTTACCAGCTCGGATACAACtacaggtatctcagtcgcactttgattgcaaatcAACGTGTGGTTGCATTAAACATAGGTGCTTATATGGATATTTACTACATTTATGCTGAGGGGGctccgtgactcagtcggttagcgcgctagcgcagcgtaatgacccagaagcctctcaccaatgcgatcgctgtgagttcaagttcagctcatgctggcttcctctccggccgtaagtgggaaaatctgccagcaacctgcggatggctctgcagggtttcc from Liolophura sinensis isolate JHLJ2023 chromosome 3, CUHK_Ljap_v2, whole genome shotgun sequence carries:
- the LOC135463821 gene encoding LOW QUALITY PROTEIN: U5 small nuclear ribonucleoprotein 40 kDa protein-like (The sequence of the model RefSeq protein was modified relative to this genomic sequence to represent the inferred CDS: inserted 1 base in 1 codon), whose protein sequence is MEYKRKAEQEALVLVPSKRSKNELVLSQNSDGALLAADGPPRTSNLQAPIMLLLGHEGDIFCGKFSPDGQILATSGFDRQIYFWTVYGDCENFAVLSGHTGAVMELQFSTDGSTLFTAATDKIVAVWDVEVGARIKKLKGHQSFVNSCHPARRGPQLVCSGGDDGTIKLWDTRKKGCLQTFQNTYQVTTVCFNDTAEQIISGGIDNDIKVWDLRKNDILYRMRGHADTVTGLELSPDGSYLLSNAMDNTVRIWDVRPFAPQERCVKVLQGHQHTFEKNLLRCAWSPDGSKVAAGSGDRYVYIWDTTSRRVLXKLPGHAGSVNEVDFHPFEPIVSSVGSDKKVYLGEIE
- the LOC135464021 gene encoding tetratricopeptide repeat protein 32-like yields the protein MEEAKLSETLSEAKRFEDEGQVVKAIECYTSVIDGCQVYLQNTVTQDSSNTNVSKLLALAYNNRGYLKYLQVDFDEASEDYTCCLGQDRTMYMSFHNRGMIHYRLGRFSQAVEDLTEALKLQPDFEPAQKCLEQSLIDLKRTRTSAR